From Pirellulales bacterium, a single genomic window includes:
- a CDS encoding diguanylate cyclase — protein MAAPSALDVGPSPSPAAPEPNSGISATGAAAEGSFPAAARMDHLLADVAGALAELGNSDTSTPAHSSGSTHLAKSQAELVAARLGMAASLFTALRCKHAETAAHSVRVALCCSAWGLRRRLPAEEQTQLEIAALLHDIGKIGLPDSILLKPGQLSAEEQAVVDRHRLMGVEIMSASSASYELLEIASNVPAWYDGTRLKLEGQGGELPLAARMIAIVDAYDAMVNPQVYRGAFTHERAVQELRAWAGRQFDPRLVAEFVELMPFDPDPRRAGEIHGWLSELGPRTLDTHWQLNHNFCRCESASPTMLFQQRLLDNMYDAVIFLDTNLQVMVWNRGAERLTGISSASVYQRIYSPQLLRLRDEDGREIPPGGCPVDMALKSRVQSMRRLVIRGRGEKKISVNMHTIPVLDNHGVLFGAAVLLHDASGEVTLEEQCQAWQARATRDPLTQLANRAEFERAFKELVKEHFDRSLPCSVIITDIDRFKSVNDTYGHQVGDQVLISYAQVLQNISQMGYFAARYGGEEFVILCADCNAQSAAALADRIRVMLSEIRQSGMGGRGVTASFGVTELQAGDSPEIMLRRADRALYMAKEAGRNRVVQLGVGFDQPVSERREVGWWRWLWGSPAATFQRKLMTTVPLPMTIEKLRGFISDHKATVLNANDNQIRLEVSTTPQQLRRRTDRTEVMILDLNFTEKELPTPASGDKPARLIKCTLIDVSAAPKWNRNRRRDDVEESAKQTLASIKAYLIANDADEELEINVTA, from the coding sequence GTGGCTGCTCCCTCCGCCCTTGATGTTGGCCCATCGCCGTCACCTGCGGCCCCAGAGCCGAATAGCGGCATTAGCGCTACCGGCGCGGCGGCGGAAGGGTCTTTTCCCGCGGCCGCGCGAATGGATCATTTATTGGCCGATGTGGCGGGCGCGCTGGCCGAGTTGGGAAATAGCGACACATCCACCCCGGCCCATTCAAGCGGGTCAACCCATCTGGCAAAGAGCCAAGCCGAATTAGTCGCCGCCCGGCTGGGGATGGCGGCCAGCCTGTTTACGGCGCTCCGCTGCAAGCATGCCGAAACAGCCGCGCACAGCGTGCGGGTCGCGTTATGTTGTTCGGCCTGGGGCCTGAGGCGCCGGTTGCCCGCGGAAGAGCAAACCCAACTGGAAATCGCCGCACTCTTGCACGATATCGGCAAGATTGGACTGCCGGACTCAATCCTGCTCAAGCCGGGACAACTGTCCGCGGAAGAACAAGCGGTGGTGGACCGGCACCGGTTGATGGGTGTCGAAATCATGTCCGCCAGCAGCGCGTCGTATGAATTGCTCGAGATTGCCAGCAATGTGCCCGCCTGGTATGACGGCACCCGCTTGAAGCTAGAGGGACAAGGTGGAGAATTGCCCCTGGCGGCGCGGATGATCGCCATCGTGGACGCCTATGACGCCATGGTCAATCCGCAAGTCTATCGCGGCGCATTCACCCACGAACGCGCCGTACAAGAGCTGCGCGCCTGGGCGGGCCGCCAGTTTGACCCGCGACTGGTGGCGGAATTTGTGGAATTGATGCCATTTGATCCGGACCCGCGGCGGGCCGGGGAAATCCACGGTTGGTTGAGCGAACTGGGCCCGCGTACGCTGGACACGCATTGGCAGCTTAACCATAACTTTTGCCGATGTGAATCCGCCAGTCCGACCATGCTGTTTCAGCAACGCTTGCTGGATAACATGTACGACGCGGTCATCTTTTTGGACACAAATTTGCAGGTCATGGTTTGGAATCGCGGGGCGGAGCGGTTGACGGGAATTTCCTCCGCGAGCGTCTATCAGCGCATTTACAGCCCGCAATTATTGCGCTTGCGGGATGAGGATGGCCGGGAAATACCCCCCGGGGGATGTCCCGTGGACATGGCGCTTAAATCGCGGGTGCAGTCGATGCGGCGATTGGTGATCCGCGGCCGCGGCGAAAAAAAGATATCGGTCAATATGCACACCATTCCCGTCCTGGATAATCATGGCGTGCTGTTCGGCGCGGCGGTGCTGCTGCATGACGCCTCCGGGGAAGTCACCCTGGAGGAGCAATGCCAGGCTTGGCAAGCTCGCGCCACCCGCGATCCCCTGACCCAATTGGCCAATCGCGCGGAATTTGAGCGCGCGTTTAAGGAACTGGTCAAGGAACACTTTGATCGCAGCCTCCCCTGCAGCGTCATTATCACCGATATCGACCGGTTCAAGTCCGTGAATGACACTTATGGCCATCAGGTCGGCGACCAGGTGCTGATCAGCTATGCGCAGGTGTTGCAAAATATTTCGCAAATGGGATATTTTGCCGCGCGCTACGGTGGAGAGGAATTTGTTATATTGTGCGCGGATTGCAATGCCCAATCCGCCGCCGCGCTGGCCGATCGGATACGGGTCATGTTAAGCGAAATACGCCAATCCGGCATGGGGGGCCGCGGAGTAACCGCCAGCTTTGGCGTGACTGAACTGCAGGCGGGGGATTCCCCCGAAATCATGCTTCGCCGGGCCGACCGCGCCCTCTACATGGCCAAGGAAGCGGGCCGCAACCGGGTTGTGCAGTTAGGCGTGGGCTTTGACCAGCCCGTTAGCGAACGCCGGGAGGTGGGTTGGTGGCGTTGGCTCTGGGGCTCTCCGGCCGCGACATTCCAGCGCAAGCTGATGACCACGGTCCCCCTGCCGATGACCATAGAAAAACTGCGGGGATTTATCTCCGATCATAAGGCCACGGTGCTTAACGCCAACGACAATCAAATCCGGCTCGAGGTCTCGACCACGCCGCAACAGTTGCGGCGGCGAACGGATCGGACCGAAGTGATGATCCTGGATCTCAATTTTACCGAAAAAGAGCTCCCCACGCCCGCCAGCGGGGACAAGCCCGCTCGTTTAATCAAGTGCACGCTGATCGACGTATCCGCGGCTCCCAAGTGGAATCGCAACCGCCGCCGCGATGATGTGGAAGAGTCCGCCAAACAAACCCTGGCCAGTATCAAGGCTTATTTGATCGCCAACGACGCGGATGAAGAACTGGAAATTAACGTAACCGCGTAA
- a CDS encoding fumarylacetoacetate hydrolase family protein, with protein MRLVTYLDAQGEPRAAGVRGAELVDLANADPGLPSGLRALLAGGTSLLERAAAAIRTGPGLARSSVRLLPPIVDPQKIFGIGLNYADHARETGKEPPPEPVIFNKLPTALVAPGQPIVLPVASHKVDYEAELVAVIGQGGRDIPRERAYDHIAGYCCGNDVSARDWQTQKPGGQWLLGKSFDTFAPCGPELVTADEVGPPENLRVQCRLDGRTMQDSTTAQLIFNLPYLIEYLSRVVTLCPGDLIFTGTPPGVGVARQPPVYLQPGQTVEVEIEKLGVLTNPIIAAEGRV; from the coding sequence ATGCGTCTTGTGACATACCTGGATGCCCAAGGAGAACCCCGCGCGGCGGGCGTGCGGGGTGCGGAATTGGTCGATTTGGCCAATGCCGACCCCGGTCTGCCTAGCGGTTTACGCGCACTGTTGGCGGGAGGAACGTCATTGTTAGAGCGGGCCGCGGCGGCCATCCGCACGGGGCCGGGTTTGGCCAGATCCAGCGTGCGACTCTTGCCCCCGATTGTCGATCCCCAAAAGATCTTTGGCATCGGGCTGAATTACGCCGATCATGCGCGTGAAACCGGCAAAGAACCCCCGCCCGAGCCGGTCATTTTTAATAAACTGCCCACCGCGCTAGTGGCTCCCGGCCAACCAATTGTTTTGCCGGTTGCTTCACACAAAGTCGATTATGAAGCCGAATTGGTCGCGGTGATCGGCCAGGGAGGACGCGATATTCCCCGGGAGCGGGCCTACGACCATATCGCCGGGTACTGCTGCGGTAACGATGTCTCCGCCCGCGATTGGCAAACCCAAAAGCCCGGCGGGCAGTGGCTATTGGGCAAGTCGTTTGACACGTTTGCCCCCTGCGGGCCGGAACTGGTCACCGCGGACGAGGTGGGACCGCCTGAAAACTTGCGCGTCCAGTGCCGTTTGGATGGCCGCACTATGCAAGATTCCACCACCGCGCAACTCATTTTCAACCTCCCATATTTAATCGAATACCTCTCGCGGGTGGTCACGCTGTGCCCCGGCGATTTGATTTTTACTGGCACTCCCCCCGGCGTGGGCGTGGCCCGCCAGCCACCGGTCTATCTGCAGCCAGGCCAAACGGTCGAGGTGGAAATAGAAAAATTGGGCGTGCTAACCAATCCCATCA